A single window of Cheilinus undulatus linkage group 12, ASM1832078v1, whole genome shotgun sequence DNA harbors:
- the LOC121519081 gene encoding beta-crystallin A1-like codes for MAQTNPMPMGPWKITVYDQEFFQGKRMEFTASCQNIIECGMDNIRSLKVECGAWVGFEHSSFCGQQFVLEKGDYPRIEAYSGSNSYRIERLISFRPICSANHKESRMTIFEMENMMGRQFELSDDYPSLQAMGWITKEVGSMHVQSGAFVCYQYPGYRGQQYILESDCRGGEYKCYRELGSHSQTPQIQSIRRIQH; via the exons ATGGCTCAAACAAACCCTATGCCCATGGGCCCTTGGAAG ATCACTGTGTACGATCAGGAGTTCTTCCAGGGCAAACGTATGGAGTTCACCGCTAGCTGTCAGAACATCATCGAGTGTGGGATGGACAACATCCGCTCCCTGAAGGTTGAGTGTGGCGC TTGGGTAGGCTTTGAACACTCCAGCTTCTGCGGCCAGCAGTTTGTCCTCGAGAAGGGAGACTACCCTCGCATTGAGGCCTACAGTGGCAGCAACTCATACCGCATCGAGAGGCTGATCTCTTTCAGGCCTATCTGCAGTGCC AACCACAAAGAGTCTCGTATGACCATCTTTGAGATGGAAAACATGATGGGGCGTCAGTTTGAACTGAGTGATGACTACCCCTCTCTGCAGGCCATGGGCTGGATTACCAAGGAGGTCGGATCCATGCATGTTCAGAGCGGAGC atttgtgtgCTACCAGTATCCTGGGTACCGTGGCCAGCAGTACATCCTGGAGAGTGACTGCCGTGGAGGAGAGTACAAGTGTTACCGTGAGCTTGGCTCCCACTCCCAGACTCCCCAGATTCAGTCCATCAGGAGGATCCAGCACTAA